The following coding sequences lie in one Candidatus Nealsonbacteria bacterium genomic window:
- a CDS encoding DegT/DnrJ/EryC1/StrS family aminotransferase, which yields MNYKVPFINYPLQYQKIKKEIDAVFKRIMESGDLIYRSDLVKLEKDIADYVGKKYGVGTDSCTGALFLSLYANNIGPGDEVITVDHTYIATIDVIVHCGAKPVLIDIRDDFNMNPELIESAITENTKAIIPVHLNGRCCEMDKIMDIAKRHNLIIIEDAAQSLGARYKNQPVGSFGKTSCFSFYPAKILGSYGEGGMLCVDDRDLAEKLYLLRDHGETPSYLKTDEQKKSKNSIISFYGFNTILDNLQAAFLNVKFKYFSGWIKRRREIANFYNKQLFGVGDLILPPPPTEEGPYFDVFQNYVIRTKKRDLLIKHLEENGVEILVKWGIPNFRQESLANLHSFNLQKTDQISKEVISLPIYPELTNEQTEYVITCIKNFFNKN from the coding sequence ATGAATTATAAGGTTCCTTTTATAAATTATCCTCTTCAATATCAAAAAATAAAGAAAGAAATAGACGCGGTTTTTAAAAGAATAATGGAATCGGGTGATTTAATTTATCGTTCTGATTTAGTGAAGCTCGAAAAAGATATTGCTGATTATGTTGGTAAAAAATATGGTGTTGGAACAGATAGTTGTACGGGTGCTTTATTTTTATCTTTATATGCCAACAATATTGGGCCGGGAGACGAGGTAATTACAGTAGACCATACTTATATAGCTACGATAGATGTTATTGTTCATTGTGGCGCTAAGCCGGTTTTAATCGATATCAGAGATGATTTTAATATGAATCCCGAGTTAATAGAGTCGGCAATTACAGAAAATACCAAAGCCATAATTCCCGTTCATCTCAATGGCCGTTGTTGTGAGATGGACAAGATTATGGATATTGCTAAAAGACATAACCTTATTATAATTGAAGACGCTGCCCAGTCTTTGGGAGCCAGATATAAAAATCAACCAGTAGGCTCCTTCGGTAAAACCTCTTGCTTTAGTTTTTATCCGGCAAAAATTTTAGGTTCTTATGGAGAAGGAGGAATGCTGTGTGTTGACGACAGAGATTTAGCCGAAAAACTTTATCTTTTAAGAGATCATGGAGAAACTCCGTCTTATTTAAAGACCGATGAGCAGAAGAAAAGCAAAAACAGTATAATTTCTTTTTATGGCTTCAATACAATCTTAGACAACTTACAGGCGGCTTTTTTGAACGTAAAATTTAAATATTTTTCCGGCTGGATAAAAAGAAGAAGGGAAATTGCTAATTTTTATAACAAGCAATTATTCGGAGTGGGGGATTTAATTTTACCACCTCCTCCCACGGAAGAAGGTCCTTATTTTGATGTTTTTCAGAATTATGTTATTAGAACTAAAAAACGCGACTTATTAATTAAGCATCTGGAAGAAAATGGAGTAGAGATTCTTGTTAAGTGGGGTATTCCGAATTTTCGCCAAGAGTCATTGGCAAACTTACACTCTTTTAATCTTCAAAAAACAGACCAAATTTCGAAAGAAGTTATATCTTTGCCGATATATCCCGAGTTAACGAATGAACAAACAGAATACGTAATAACTTGTATTAAAAATTTTTTTAATAAAAATTAA
- a CDS encoding 1-deoxy-D-xylulose-5-phosphate synthase, translating into MRTIFIKTLVELAEKDKNIYFLTGDLGYSVLEDFIEKFPERFINCGVAEQNMMGVAAGLALSGKKPYVYSIIPFVTMRCFEQVRNDVCYQKLDVKIVGIGGGVTYGNLGVTHYAIEDLAILRALPNMTVLCPADPIETKELVLKSYQTKNPTYIRLNKKGEETLYDFNPNIIIGKPSILKNGKDGAIITTGVLLKVGRDVVNKLEKFGYNFKLISIHTLKPIDKKILLEEIKDKKIIFTLEEHSVVGGLGAAVAEILAESDYLGFFKIIGIPDEYSLEIGDTKYLHQKYGFVPEEIVNQILKYKEKIKKI; encoded by the coding sequence ATGAGAACAATATTTATTAAAACTTTAGTTGAATTGGCTGAAAAAGATAAAAACATTTATTTTCTAACGGGAGATCTGGGCTATTCTGTTTTAGAGGATTTTATAGAAAAATTTCCAGAACGCTTTATTAACTGCGGAGTGGCCGAGCAAAATATGATGGGCGTAGCTGCCGGACTGGCTCTTTCCGGAAAAAAACCGTATGTTTATTCAATAATACCTTTTGTAACAATGAGATGTTTTGAACAAGTCAGGAATGACGTTTGTTATCAAAAATTAGACGTAAAGATAGTGGGAATAGGGGGAGGAGTTACTTATGGAAATTTAGGGGTTACCCATTATGCCATTGAAGATTTAGCTATTTTAAGGGCATTACCGAATATGACCGTTCTTTGTCCCGCTGATCCCATAGAAACGAAAGAATTGGTTTTAAAATCTTATCAAACAAAAAATCCAACTTACATTAGATTAAATAAAAAAGGAGAAGAGACATTATATGATTTTAATCCCAATATTATCATAGGAAAGCCGTCAATTTTAAAAAATGGAAAAGATGGGGCCATAATTACTACCGGCGTTCTTTTGAAAGTTGGGAGAGACGTGGTTAATAAATTAGAAAAATTCGGTTACAATTTTAAATTAATAAGTATCCATACTCTTAAACCGATAGATAAAAAAATTTTATTGGAAGAAATAAAAGATAAAAAAATAATATTTACCCTGGAAGAACATAGTGTTGTGGGTGGTTTGGGGGCCGCAGTGGCTGAAATTTTAGCAGAATCTGATTATTTAGGTTTTTTCAAAATAATTGGAATACCCGACGAATATTCATTGGAAATAGGAGATACTAAATATCTTCATCAGAAATACGGTTTTGTTCCAGAAGAAATAGTGAACCAAATTTTAAAATATAAAGAAAAAATTAAAAAAATATGA
- a CDS encoding transketolase — protein MNFFKLEKMDYNQISKNVRRNILKMFFESQTAHLGSCLSVVDILSVLYFKTLSIDVKKPLDENRDRFILSKGHAVAALYAVLSQRGFFPIEILDTYCKDGSKLPGHSTKYSVPGIEASTGSLGHGLSMGAGIAIAAKKDLRNYRVFVLMSDGECEEGSVWEAAMFASHHKLDNLIGIVDYNKLQAFGRTNEITALEPLRDKWLAFGWQVKEINGHNFSEIQNAFSKIPFEKNKPSLLIANTVKGKGISFMEDKLEWHYKNLNKEDYKKALKELD, from the coding sequence AAATTGGAAAAAATGGATTATAATCAAATTTCCAAAAATGTCCGTAGAAATATTTTAAAAATGTTTTTCGAGTCTCAGACCGCCCATCTCGGTTCCTGTCTTTCTGTTGTCGATATTTTATCTGTTCTTTATTTTAAAACGCTTTCTATAGACGTTAAAAAGCCTTTAGATGAAAATAGGGACAGGTTTATTTTAAGCAAGGGGCATGCGGTAGCCGCCCTTTACGCCGTTCTTAGCCAAAGAGGTTTTTTTCCGATAGAAATTTTAGATACTTACTGTAAAGACGGAAGTAAATTGCCCGGCCATTCCACCAAATATTCTGTTCCGGGTATAGAAGCATCAACCGGTTCTTTGGGTCACGGTCTTTCCATGGGAGCTGGGATAGCCATTGCTGCGAAAAAAGATTTGAGAAATTACAGGGTTTTTGTTTTAATGTCAGACGGCGAATGCGAAGAAGGTTCAGTTTGGGAGGCGGCGATGTTTGCAAGCCATCACAAATTAGATAATTTGATTGGAATTGTTGACTATAATAAACTTCAAGCCTTCGGCAGAACGAACGAAATAACGGCCCTGGAGCCGCTTCGAGACAAATGGCTGGCTTTTGGTTGGCAAGTAAAAGAAATAAATGGGCATAATTTTTCTGAGATTCAAAATGCTTTTTCTAAAATTCCGTTCGAAAAGAATAAGCCCAGTTTATTGATTGCCAACACCGTAAAAGGCAAAGGAATTTCTTTCATGGAAGATAAACTAGAATGGCATTATAAAAATTTAAACAAAGAAGATTACAAAAAAGCTTTAAAAGAATTAGATTAA